The sequence below is a genomic window from Streptomyces sp. B21-105.
TCCCATCACCAAGTCGCCACGGTCGACTCGTAGTGCTCTGCCAGAGCGCTCCGGTCGATCAGGTCCGTGTCCGCGATTCGCAGCGAGGCGCCTTCCAGTTCGCTGTACGTGGGGTAGCCGCTGAGACTCGGGGCGACTTGGACGATAAAGTCTTCAGGCCTGATGGCCAGAAGCCCGCTGTCGAAGAGGTGATGGATGTCCGAGCGTAGGAGAAGACCTTCCTCCGCTCTGTGCTGTTCCGTGATCGCGAAAGCTCGGAGATGGGCGGCTTGGAGCACTTCCGCGGGAGCTGGCCCCGTTACCGCGCAGATCATCCCGTATCGACGGACCAGCGCCCGACGGAACGCATCCTGTCCCCGTCGTACTGCCACCGTCGTGCGCCGACGCCCGCCGGGCAACGCAAAGGGACGAAGCCGGACGCCGGCGGATGCCGGTCTCCTGCGGGGAAGCCGGACGCCTCTGAAGGCCACGGCCGCAAGGACGCCGGAGTAGTCCAAGGCTTTGATCGACTGCTGGTCGGAATTGGTCAGGCTGAGTTCGGAGAGCAGGGCCTTTTCGAGGCAGCCCTCGAGAGCCTGCCAGGTGCCTCCGTAGTGGGCCCGGTAGGAGGTCACCTTTATCGTCTCGGTCGAAGGGTCGTCGAAAGATTCTCCGCACGGACTGCACCTGAACCTGGGAAGCACAGAGCTCCGCTCCTTGAAGCCGGTGCTCCCGCAACCAGGGCATCTGCTCCGGAGCTTCTCTTGATTCGGGAAAATCTCCAACTGCTCGACGTAGCCGATGCCAAGTGCCTCGCCTCCGCTCCGGACCACCACCAGGTCATCCAGCGCAACCCGTCGATGATTGCCCACCGTGGAGTCGTAGCTGTAGGACTCCTCGATGATGTCCTCGTAGCCGGCGTTCCCCTGGAACTGTCGATCCTCCCCCGCGATCAGGAACGACCAAGCTCTGCCGACCGATTCCCCCGTGACTATCCCTGCCTCGTCCATGACACGAGCTTATGAGCCGACACTGACATCACCCGCCGGGCCGGGGTGTCCCAACGTTTCTCCGGCCTGTCATGCAGCAACCAGATGACCGGGCCTTCCTTGGACAGGTCGGGTCTGACCGCCAAGTCGGTGATGGGTCGCTACTGCAGCGCCTCGATCGCCTTCAGTATCAAGTTCCGGGCCTCAGCTCCGTAGACGGCCATGCTGCGCAGCCGCTCGAAAGCCCTGAT
It includes:
- a CDS encoding HNH endonuclease yields the protein MDEAGIVTGESVGRAWSFLIAGEDRQFQGNAGYEDIIEESYSYDSTVGNHRRVALDDLVVVRSGGEALGIGYVEQLEIFPNQEKLRSRCPGCGSTGFKERSSVLPRFRCSPCGESFDDPSTETIKVTSYRAHYGGTWQALEGCLEKALLSELSLTNSDQQSIKALDYSGVLAAVAFRGVRLPRRRPASAGVRLRPFALPGGRRRTTVAVRRGQDAFRRALVRRYGMICAVTGPAPAEVLQAAHLRAFAITEQHRAEEGLLLRSDIHHLFDSGLLAIRPEDFIVQVAPSLSGYPTYSELEGASLRIADTDLIDRSALAEHYESTVATW